The Chryseobacterium glaciei DNA window AAATTTTACGCAACAAAATTAGTTGGAATTAGTATAAACTCGGAGTCGAAAAATCAAATTTGATGTATTGTTAAAATCTATTATTTAGAATGAGTTTTAATTGTATAAAAAAAGCCTCCAAATTGAAGGCTTTACTTTTATTTTTTAAGAATTTTCTTTGTGATGACTTCTTTTCCATTATCAATTAAGATCATGTAAGTTCCGTTTGGCAGATCAGAAAGATTATATTTTTCAGATTTTCCTTCGAAAGTTTTCACTTTTTTTCCGGACATATCCATTACGCTTACTTTGGTATTTTTTAAATCATCAGACTTAATGAAAAGATCATCTTTTACAGGATTTGGATATACTTTAACCTTATCAGAAGCCGAAACCTCCGAAGTTCCCAATGTAGTCGTTGCCGAAATAACAACATCATCTACTGCTACTCCAAACGAATAATCTCCTACATCATCATACACAAATCTGAGTCGGAAATTAGGATTAGCATAAGGCGTTAGATCAATATTTGTAGCAATCTCATAAGTAGTAAGTACATAGGTAAGTGTATTAAAATCAATATCCCATACCCCTGCATCACCTGAAAAAGTAAATATCTGAACCCAAGAAGTTCCGTTAAAAGCCTCAACTTTCAGAGTTGTATCGTCCTGGTAAATCATATTGGCATATTTAAAGGATAATTTCGGGCTGGAGGCTGCTGTAAGATTAATAATAGGCGAAACCAATCTGGCATTCGTGTTTATACCTGATGGTCCCGCATCGTCATCATCAAAAAAAGCAGTTCCGTTTGGAAAGGAAGCAAACCCGGATTGAGTTCCGACTGCCCAATTATAGGTGGTATCGGGATTATTCACCGTCCATCCTGAAGGCAAAGCTGCCGTATCAAAGTTCTCTGAAAACAATTGAGCATTGGCCATCCCGCAGACCAAGACTAAAGGAAGTAATATTTTTTTCATGGTAATCGTTTTATATAGCTCAAATTTATAAAATAATTATTTAAAATTAAATATAACAATCACATAATCAACAATAATTGATTATAAATAAAATAATTCACATTTGCAAAACAAAAAATCACCCCTCAAAAATGAAGGGTGATCGTATTTTAATTAAAATAATGTAAAGTCTTTTAAGAAAGCATTCTCTGTGCTTTTTTTACCCCTTCCACCAAAGAATCAATCTCTTGGAAAGTATTGTAAATCGCAAAACTTGCTCTCACAGTTCCTGCAATATTGAAGAAATCCATTATAGGTTGTGTACAATGGTGTCCTGTTCTTACAGCAATGCCCATTTTGTCAAGAATCATCCCAACATCAGAAGAAATCCCTGTTCCTTCCAGATTAAAGGAAACAACGCCTGTTCTGTTGGCTTTTTCACCATAAACTTTTAGGTTTTCTATTTCTAATAATTGTCTTTGAGCATATTCCAACAAAGCATTTTCATGATTTTGGATGGTCGATTGTCCTACTTTTTCAATAAAATCTATCGCAGCACCAAGAGCAATATTTCCTCCAACATTTGGTGTTCCGGCTTCATATTTAAACGGTAAGCCCGCGTAAGTAGTCCCGTCAAAAGAACACGTTGCAATCATCTCTCCTCCTCCATGAAACGGAGGCAAATCTTCTAAAATCTCCTGTTTCCCGTATAAAATACCTGTTCCCATCGGAGCATACATTTTATGACCAGAAAAAACAAAGAAATCACAATCCATTTTCTGAACATCGATCGTGAAATGCGGAGCCGACTGAGCACCATCGATTATAATATAAGCATCAGAATTTTTTCTTGTTTTAGCAATGATCTCTTCAATCGGATTTACAATTCCTAATGCATTGGAAACCTGATTTACAGAAACAACTTTCGTTTTTTCGCTTAAATATTGATCAAGATAATCTAACTGAAGAATCCCGTTTTCATCAATTGGAATAACACGAAGTTTCGCGCCTGTTCTTTCACAAAGTAGTTGCCAAGGAACGATATTTGAGTGATGCTCAAGGTAAGAAATGATAATTTCATCATCCTTTTTAAGCTTCTGAGTTAAAATATAAGCAATGAGGTTTAATCCTTCCGTTGTTCCTTTTGTAAAAATTACTTCAAAATCATGTTTAGCATTAATGAATTTCTGAACCTTTCTTCTTGAAAGCTCCATTTCTTCTGTTGCTAACTGACTTAATGTATGAATTCCTCTATGTACATTAGCATTAAGCTCGGTGTAATATTTATTCCAAACTTCTAAAACTGAATTTGGTTTTTGAGATGTTGCTGCATTATCTAAGTAAACTAATGGCTTACCGTTCACCTGCTGGTTTAATATAGTAAACTGACTTCTTATTTCTTGAATGTCAAACATTTATTAAAATTTTAAATTAAAATGCTCTTATTTAGAACACTTCAAATTTACGGCTTTTTTTTCGAAAGAAAATTGAATGAACACGATTATAGATTTAATCTAAAAATAAAAAACCTGCCAAAATACATTGACAGGTTTTATATTGTGATTAAGAAATTTCTTATTCAGCTGCTGCTTCTTCAGTTGCAGGAGCATCTCCTTCAGCCACAACTTCTTCTTCATCGTCATCATCTGCCGCTGCTGCACCTTTCGCTGCATTTCTAGACATTTTAACAGCTACTACAACTGCATTGTCCGGGTGTACGAAAGAATAACCTTCAGCTTTGATAGTTCCAACATAAAGTTTGTTACCAATTTTAAGAGAAGTAATATCTACTACGATCTCGTCTGGCAAGTTTGCAGGAATAGCTTTTACTTTCAATTTTCTGAAAGACTGACGTAAAACACCACCAGCTACAACACCTTTAGAACGACCAGTGATTCTTACAGGAACTTCCATAACTACTGGCTTATCGTCAGATAATCTGTAAAAGTCTGCGTGAATAATTTTGTCTGTAATTGGGTGGAACTGAATATCTTGAAGAACAGCAGGAATTACCTGTCCGTCAACTTCAATAGATACCGTGTGTGCTTCAGGAGTATATACCAAACCTTTGAACGCTTTCTCTGTTGCAGAGAAGTTCAATGGCTCACCACCTCCGTAAACAACACAAGGAACTAATTCAGCATCACGTAAAGCTTTTGTCGACTTTTTGCCCACGCTTTCTCTTTTTGTACCTTGAATTGTAATTGATTTCATTTATAAAAATTTAAAATTTTGTTTAAAGTTTAATTTGCAAACGGCTAATTATCAATTAAATAACAAACTTACTGCTAATTGATTGATGTTCGTGAACCATCTTCATAACGTCCGCAAATAGAGGGGCGCAAGATAGCACTTTTATTTTAGTTGTCAAATTATTTTTCAAAGGAATTGAGTCAGTTACAATAACTTCCAATAATTTTGAGTTCTCAATATTATCGTAAGCCTTGCCTGAAAGTACTCCGTGAGTAGCCATTGCTCTTACAGATTTTGCACCTTTTTCCATTAAGATATCTGCAGCTTTACAAAGTGTTCCCGCAGTATCGATCATGTCATCAATAAGGATAACATTTTTTCCTACAACATCTCCGATAAGGAACATTTCTTCGATTACATTTGCTTTTTTTCTTTCTTTGTAAGCAATTACAACGTCTGCGCCTAAGTGACCTGCATAGTTTTTTGCTCTTTTTGCTCCACCCATATCCGGAGAAGCAATGGTAAGATTATCAAGATTCATATCTCTGATGTAATCTACGAAAATTGTAGAAGCATATAGATGATCAACCGGAATTTCAAAGAATCCCTGAATCTGATCCGCGTGCAGATCCATCGTCATGATTCTTGTTGCTCCCGCAGCAGTTAAAAGATTTGCCACCAATTTAGCTCCGATAGGTGCTCTTGGCTTGTCTTTTCTGTCTTGTCTTGCCAACCCGAAATACGGAAGTACAACGGTAATACTTTTAGCAGAAGCTCTTTTTGCTGCGTCAATCATTAAAAGAAGCTCTAAAAGATTGTCTGCCGGCGGAAATGTAGAAGCAATAAGGAAAACTCTTCCTCCTCTTACAGATTCGTCTAGCACAGGTTCAAATTCACCATCGCTGAACTCCTGAATGATGATTTTCCCTAATTCTTTCCCATAATGTTGGGCAATTTTTTCTGCCAAGACCTTACTCGTTCTTGTAGAAAATAGATAACTTAACTGATTGGCCATTTTTACTTTTTAAAAGATTTTGCAAATTTATAAAAAAACCACAAGAATTACTCCTTGTGGTTCATATGTTTTTATTTTCCTTTTTACTAAGGGAATTTCACACCCGAATATTTATTCGGATCTACCCATGGCAGTGTAGATTTATAAGTAGCGTTTATTGACTTAATAAATTCATTAGCAATAATTGCATACCCTCTACCCGTAAGGTGCACTCCGTCTAAAGAGAAAGCTCCTCCTGTAACGAATTTAGCAGTATACTTCACACCATCCCAAGAAACTCCTGACTGAGATCCAAGCTCATTCATTTTCTTATTAGCATCAACAAAAGCATAGCCTTTTGAAGCTGCTGCAGCTTTAATTGTTACGTTATAAGCATCAATAGCTGTGTTAATTTCTGTAATTTCAGATGGAATCAAAATATATTTATCTGCAAACGGGAAAGCAATACCCCTAGCCGATAGAGCAGCTAAAGCAGTAGGTTCAGTTTTGCCAATTTCAGCTTTTGTAGTTAAAGGCACTAAATCTCCAGCTTTCGCCTGTCTTGCCTGCCCATAAGTGTTACCAAGATAAGTAGCTAAAGCAACCAACTGAGCATTTCCTGAAGCAGCCGCCGCCGCTGTAATCTGAACCTTTAGATCAGTTAAACTTTCATCCTTAATAAGTAAAGGATTTGCAGCAGTTTTAGAAAGAGGTTTAATTCTATCTCCAGCTCCAAATGCAGTTAAGATCTGATTTAATGGTCCGTATAGGTTTGTATTTAAATTATCAATATTCGCTTCACCTGCAGCAACATTTCCATTTCCTAAAACAGCAGATGTAAGAGGATTTGTAGGAATCGTTGTTAACGAAGGAATAGAAGTTACACTAGGAATATTTGCAACAACCCCTTTAGCATTTGTAGTAGCAATCTCAGAAATCAATAAATTATAATATTGAGCAAACTGAGCCGGAGGTGTTAAAGTCTCCACAGAAGTATCTGCACCAGCTAAGGCATAAAGTAAAGCATCATTATTTCCAATCCATAAAGAAAAGAATGTAGGATTTTGAGCTTTAAAATCAGCAATAACCGAAGTTGTTGGACTTGAAGCAAATCTTACGAAATAAGGATTAGCCGTTTTTAGCAAAACTCCCGAAACATTTCCGTAACCCGGAGCTAATAAATGAGCAACTTTTGCTCCCGGAACCCCCATATTATTGAAAGGACCAGCCAAAACAGTATTTGTTAAAGTCGTTGCAACGTTATTATTAGCATTTTTTATGTCCGGAGCACCTGCAATAAAGCTATCAATATAAAGTTTTGTAGTAGCAATCTGTACATTTGCACCAACATTCAGAAGAAGACCTCCGTTGTTATCTGCCATTAAAGGCTGTCTGAAATCTCCTCCACCAACAAGCTTCATTTGCTGAGCGATCATTGAAGGGTAAGATTCATTTTGTCCATCAATATAAAGAGCACCGTCTCTATAACCAGAGGTTAATGAGTTTCCTAAAGAAACATACTTAGTAAAATCAGCGTCACCTTTAGAAACCTGAACATCCTTTACGTCTGTATCAAATTCATTTTCGCAACTCGTTGTAAAAAGTAACGCGGAAATAGCGATTGTAGAAATTATAATTTTTTTCATAGTCTTTCAATTAAAAAGGATTATAAGATAAACCTAAACCTACATAAAATGCCGTAGCTGTGGATTGTCCGTAGAAACCAAGATTAGCATTTTTCACGTCTCTTGCCTGAGGCATTGCATATCCTCCAGAAACATCAACTCCGAATTGTTTTAGTTTAAATCCAACCCCACCCGTTACAACATATGTATTGTATGAAGGTGTTTCAGGGATAAAGTTTTCGTCAGTATATGGAGATTCATCATAATAAGCACCAAGACGACCAAAGATCTTATCTGTAAATGCATATTGAGTTCCTAACCTAAATGTTTTAGTGTTGTGAAAGTTTTTAGGAGAAACAGAAACTGTAGGATCTGATGGCTGATTTCCAACCGGAGCATTGCCAAAATCCAACGTCAATTTGCTGTATCTTTCCCATCCATGATAGTTGAAATCTGCTGAAACCAACCATTTTGGAGTAATCTTATACGTCAAACCAATAGTATATTCTTCCACCAAAGGCAATGTTGCAGAGAAGCTATCCTTGCCTGACGCATCCAGACCTAATAATGGATAAATAGAAGCTGTCGGGAAGCTGAAAGTAGCTGTTCCCTTCTTAGCCTTCATATCAACCGGCGAACGGTAAGCGATACTTACATCAAGCTTTGGATCTGGTCTGAAATAGAAACCAAAACCATATCCATGTCCGCTTGCCTTACTGTCAAGATTAAGCTCACCTCCAAATTGTGTAATAGCTTTATCCCATTTCACATCTCCTTTTGCATAGATATAACTTGCACCAAAAGCAAACCAATCATTAAATTTATATGAAACCATTGGCTGAAAATAGAAAGCCTTCAGCTCAAGTCTCTGAACCATTTCTTTTCCTTCCCAATTACTTGGGTACTCAATCGTACTCCCGAAAGGGGTAGAGAAACTGAAACCAACTGATAATTTCTCGATCGGCCTATAAGCAATTGCTGCATAAAGAGGAGTTCCCATAGGATTATCTGTTTCTGTACTTTGCAGAGTATTCGTATTCTGGAAGGTAACTTTATTACCTGCAGCAAAAGCTCCCACTGAGATACTCAGTCTTGAAGGAATGAACGACATACCCGCCGGGTTAAAGAATGCCACACTTGCATCCTCAGCATGCGCACTAGTATGTGCCATTGCCAATTGCTTTACCCCTTGCAGAGACACTCTGAAGCCTCCGGCGTAAGATAGAACACCCGCCAATAAAGCAGTTGATACTAATATTTTTTTCATAGACTATTATTATATAACCCAAATATAAAATTATTTTGGCTACAACTGTTAATAAATCTTAAAATTTTAAACATTATGCCAAAAGAAAATTATGTTTAAAATAACACTTTAACGAAAACAGGCCTTAAACGCATAACTATTAGGCATTTAATAATGTTTTACTGACTAATCAAGTTTTTCGTTTAATATTAAACAATGATGTTGACGAATATTTGAATTTTTTAGAATTACATAAAGATAAAAATATATAAATTTGCAAGAACAAATAAAAGTTATATGAGTTGTGGATGTAAAACATCCGGCGATTCTGCACATTCTTGCGGACCCAAGAAAACCGCGAATGGCTGTGAAAGTGTAAATACCTGTGGTAATAGTTATAAATTAAGTGTTTTCGACTGGCTGTCTAACATCAATAATCCTGCATCTAATAGGTGTGATTATGTAGAAGTTAGATTTAAAAATGACAGAAAATTATTTTATAAAAATGTAAATAATGTTCCTTTACATATAGGTAGCGTAGTAACAGTAGAATCAAGTCCCGGACATGATGTAGGTGTGGTAAGTCTCACCGGAGAATTAGTGAAAATTCAGATGAAGAAGAAAAGAGCTTCTGAAGAATCAGCACTTAAAATATATAGATTAGCGAACCAAAAAGACATTGAAGTCTGGCAGGAAGTTAGAAAAAAAGAAGACAGCGTAAAAATAGAAGCCCGAAAAATTGCTCACAAAATTGGCCTTGAAATGAAGGTTACAGATGTTGAGTATCAAGGTGATGCTTCTAAAGTTACATTTTATTACACTGCTGATAACCGAATAGATTTCAGACAGTTAATTAAAGAGTACGCCTCAACTTTCAGGACTAAAATCGATATGAAACAGATCGGTTTCAGACAGGAAGCTGCAAAAGTTGGAGGAATCGGATCGTGTGGAAGAGAATTATGTTGTTCAACTTGGTTAACGGATTTCAGATCGGTAAACACCAACGTTGCAAGATATCAGCAATTGAGTATTAACCCTCAAAAATTGGCTGGACAGTGCGGTAAACTGAAATGTTGTCTTAATTATGAATTAGACAGCTACCTTGACGCTTTAAGCAATTTCCCTTCTTCTTCTACCGTATTAGATACAGAAAAAGGAAGAGCTTTTTGTATCAAGATTGACGTTTTCAAAAAGAAAATGTGGTTTGCGTATGTTGACAGTTCAATGGCTTGGTATGATTTTGATATTGATTTAGTTAAGGAATTAATAGCAAAAAATAAAAAAGGCGAAAGAACTTTACCTCTTGAAGACCTTAAGCAACCAGATGCTCCTTTGCATACGATTGACCTTATTCAAGAGAACAGTGTTGATAGATTTGAGAAGAAAAACAAAAGTTTTAATAAAAACAAACCTCAGAATCAAAACAGACCGAACAACAATCAAATCGGGCCAAATCAAGGACCTAGAAAACCAAGACCAGAAAGATCAGACAGGCCTCAAAATACTGATAAATCTGATCGTCCGGAAAGATCTGAAAGACCAGCAAGGACAGAAAACCCGAACCCGAATACCAACGCTAATCCTAACAAGCCGAGACCTCAAAAGCCTCAGCAGCAACAGCCAAAAGCTCAGTTAGAAAAAGCAGACGCAACGGCAGCTGATCCTGAGAAAAGTGCTCAACCAAACCCAAATAAGAAAAAATTCAAGAAGAAATTTCCTCCAAAAAAAGATAACAATGCGTAAAATTTTAGGGTTATTAACTCTTATCCTTTTCTTTAGCTGTAACTCTTCTTCGGAAGGGGACGTTACTATGAATTCTGTTAATAATAAATGGAATAAGAAAAGCGAACAAAAATTTAATCTTGAAATTACGGATCCGCAAAATCCTAAAAATATTATATTTGTTGTAAGAAATAACAATGATTATCCTTACAGTAATATAAGATTTATTGTAAATTTCACCAATCTTCAAAACAAGAAAAAGGAAACCGACACATTGAATTATGTATTGGCAAAACCAAACGGAGAATGGCTTGGTACAGGTTTTGGTGAGACAAAGGAGACACTTTTTCAATATAAATTGAATTACAAATTTCCTGCGAAAGGCAAGTATGAAATCGGCGTGGTGCAAGCCATGAGAAACGATGCTCTTCCCGGAATTGAAGATATTGGAGTAAAAATAGAAACGGCTAAACCGTAATCATAAATGGAAGTAAACAAACAAAACGCAGGAAGTAAAGGAAAAACATTCCCCCTTCCTCCCAAAAAAAATGGCAAAAAAACCGGTTGGAAAAAATGGGTTAGCTTTATTTGGATTGGACTCATTGCAGTCGTTTTAGGAATTTCAGGACTTTTCTTTGCCGTTTCTCAAGGTTTTCTTGGGGAAATGCCCGATGTAAAAGAGCTTGAAAACCCAGATATTTACGTTGCATCTGAAATTTATTCATCTGATGGTTTATTATTAGGCAAGTTTGAAAAAGAAAAAACCCAGCCTATTACCTATAAAGATCTTCCCCCTTATCTTGTGTATGCTTTACAGGCTAAAGAAGATGAGCGTTTCAAAGAACATTCCGGAATTGATCTACAGTCAGTTGCCAGAGCTGTTGTTTACGGTGGTGGACGAGGTGGTGGTTCTACCATTACTCAACAGCTTGCAAAATTACTTTTTACAGGTGGAGCTTCTCAAAATAAGACCGCAAGAGCATTCCAGAAATTAAAAGAATGGGTTGTTGCGGTAAGTCTCGAGAAAAGATATACCAAAGAAGAAATTGTCACTTTATATTTCAACAAATTCGACTTTTTATACAATGCAAACGGTGTTGAAATGGCTTCAAGAATCTATTTCAATAAAAAAACGTCTCAACTTACCCTTCCAGAAGCTGCAATGTTTGTAGCAATGCTGGAAAATCCGGTAAAGAATAACCCAATGAGAAACATCGAAAGGGCTAAAGCGAGAAGAGATGTTGTTTTAGAACAAATGCAGAAAACAGGTTATATCGATCAGACTACTTTTGATAAGGCTGTTAGCACTCCAATTACGT harbors:
- a CDS encoding T9SS-dependent choice-of-anchor J family protein, which translates into the protein MKKILLPLVLVCGMANAQLFSENFDTAALPSGWTVNNPDTTYNWAVGTQSGFASFPNGTAFFDDDDAGPSGINTNARLVSPIINLTAASSPKLSFKYANMIYQDDTTLKVEAFNGTSWVQIFTFSGDAGVWDIDFNTLTYVLTTYEIATNIDLTPYANPNFRLRFVYDDVGDYSFGVAVDDVVISATTTLGTSEVSASDKVKVYPNPVKDDLFIKSDDLKNTKVSVMDMSGKKVKTFEGKSEKYNLSDLPNGTYMILIDNGKEVITKKILKK
- a CDS encoding cysteine desulfurase; its protein translation is MFDIQEIRSQFTILNQQVNGKPLVYLDNAATSQKPNSVLEVWNKYYTELNANVHRGIHTLSQLATEEMELSRRKVQKFINAKHDFEVIFTKGTTEGLNLIAYILTQKLKKDDEIIISYLEHHSNIVPWQLLCERTGAKLRVIPIDENGILQLDYLDQYLSEKTKVVSVNQVSNALGIVNPIEEIIAKTRKNSDAYIIIDGAQSAPHFTIDVQKMDCDFFVFSGHKMYAPMGTGILYGKQEILEDLPPFHGGGEMIATCSFDGTTYAGLPFKYEAGTPNVGGNIALGAAIDFIEKVGQSTIQNHENALLEYAQRQLLEIENLKVYGEKANRTGVVSFNLEGTGISSDVGMILDKMGIAVRTGHHCTQPIMDFFNIAGTVRASFAIYNTFQEIDSLVEGVKKAQRMLS
- a CDS encoding 50S ribosomal protein L25/general stress protein Ctc: MKSITIQGTKRESVGKKSTKALRDAELVPCVVYGGGEPLNFSATEKAFKGLVYTPEAHTVSIEVDGQVIPAVLQDIQFHPITDKIIHADFYRLSDDKPVVMEVPVRITGRSKGVVAGGVLRQSFRKLKVKAIPANLPDEIVVDITSLKIGNKLYVGTIKAEGYSFVHPDNAVVVAVKMSRNAAKGAAAADDDDEEEVVAEGDAPATEEAAAE
- a CDS encoding ribose-phosphate pyrophosphokinase; translation: MANQLSYLFSTRTSKVLAEKIAQHYGKELGKIIIQEFSDGEFEPVLDESVRGGRVFLIASTFPPADNLLELLLMIDAAKRASAKSITVVLPYFGLARQDRKDKPRAPIGAKLVANLLTAAGATRIMTMDLHADQIQGFFEIPVDHLYASTIFVDYIRDMNLDNLTIASPDMGGAKRAKNYAGHLGADVVIAYKERKKANVIEEMFLIGDVVGKNVILIDDMIDTAGTLCKAADILMEKGAKSVRAMATHGVLSGKAYDNIENSKLLEVIVTDSIPLKNNLTTKIKVLSCAPLFADVMKMVHEHQSISSKFVI
- a CDS encoding G-D-S-L family lipolytic protein, whose amino-acid sequence is MKKIIISTIAISALLFTTSCENEFDTDVKDVQVSKGDADFTKYVSLGNSLTSGYRDGALYIDGQNESYPSMIAQQMKLVGGGDFRQPLMADNNGGLLLNVGANVQIATTKLYIDSFIAGAPDIKNANNNVATTLTNTVLAGPFNNMGVPGAKVAHLLAPGYGNVSGVLLKTANPYFVRFASSPTTSVIADFKAQNPTFFSLWIGNNDALLYALAGADTSVETLTPPAQFAQYYNLLISEIATTNAKGVVANIPSVTSIPSLTTIPTNPLTSAVLGNGNVAAGEANIDNLNTNLYGPLNQILTAFGAGDRIKPLSKTAANPLLIKDESLTDLKVQITAAAAASGNAQLVALATYLGNTYGQARQAKAGDLVPLTTKAEIGKTEPTALAALSARGIAFPFADKYILIPSEITEINTAIDAYNVTIKAAAASKGYAFVDANKKMNELGSQSGVSWDGVKYTAKFVTGGAFSLDGVHLTGRGYAIIANEFIKSINATYKSTLPWVDPNKYSGVKFP
- a CDS encoding OmpP1/FadL family transporter, with the protein product MKKILVSTALLAGVLSYAGGFRVSLQGVKQLAMAHTSAHAEDASVAFFNPAGMSFIPSRLSISVGAFAAGNKVTFQNTNTLQSTETDNPMGTPLYAAIAYRPIEKLSVGFSFSTPFGSTIEYPSNWEGKEMVQRLELKAFYFQPMVSYKFNDWFAFGASYIYAKGDVKWDKAITQFGGELNLDSKASGHGYGFGFYFRPDPKLDVSIAYRSPVDMKAKKGTATFSFPTASIYPLLGLDASGKDSFSATLPLVEEYTIGLTYKITPKWLVSADFNYHGWERYSKLTLDFGNAPVGNQPSDPTVSVSPKNFHNTKTFRLGTQYAFTDKIFGRLGAYYDESPYTDENFIPETPSYNTYVVTGGVGFKLKQFGVDVSGGYAMPQARDVKNANLGFYGQSTATAFYVGLGLSYNPF
- a CDS encoding PSP1 domain-containing protein — encoded protein: MSCGCKTSGDSAHSCGPKKTANGCESVNTCGNSYKLSVFDWLSNINNPASNRCDYVEVRFKNDRKLFYKNVNNVPLHIGSVVTVESSPGHDVGVVSLTGELVKIQMKKKRASEESALKIYRLANQKDIEVWQEVRKKEDSVKIEARKIAHKIGLEMKVTDVEYQGDASKVTFYYTADNRIDFRQLIKEYASTFRTKIDMKQIGFRQEAAKVGGIGSCGRELCCSTWLTDFRSVNTNVARYQQLSINPQKLAGQCGKLKCCLNYELDSYLDALSNFPSSSTVLDTEKGRAFCIKIDVFKKKMWFAYVDSSMAWYDFDIDLVKELIAKNKKGERTLPLEDLKQPDAPLHTIDLIQENSVDRFEKKNKSFNKNKPQNQNRPNNNQIGPNQGPRKPRPERSDRPQNTDKSDRPERSERPARTENPNPNTNANPNKPRPQKPQQQQPKAQLEKADATAADPEKSAQPNPNKKKFKKKFPPKKDNNA
- a CDS encoding gliding motility lipoprotein GldH gives rise to the protein MRKILGLLTLILFFSCNSSSEGDVTMNSVNNKWNKKSEQKFNLEITDPQNPKNIIFVVRNNNDYPYSNIRFIVNFTNLQNKKKETDTLNYVLAKPNGEWLGTGFGETKETLFQYKLNYKFPAKGKYEIGVVQAMRNDALPGIEDIGVKIETAKP